GCAAGGCATACTATGTCTGTAGAGGCTATTTTAAAAGAAATGCCTATAAAGGTTAATAAAACCACCGTATATAGAATCTTAGAACGGTTTGCCGAAAAAGGGAAAGTACATTTTGTAACTGGCGAGGACGGCAAAGCTTATTATGCGCTTTGTAATGATTGTAATATCAAACACGAAATGCATAATCATATTCATTTTCAATGCAAATCTTGTAAAAAAGTAACTTGTTTACCTTATGAAATAGAGGTTCCCGAACTTAAGAACTTTGAAATACAAGAGACTCAATTCCTTATGATAGGAATTTGTGATATGTGTATAAGCTAGAGGTCAATTCTTATATTTTGCCTTTTTACTTCCCGCATACATTTCATACTTAACTAATCGAGCTTCTAACTTTCCGTTAAATACTTTTATTTTTCTGGATGGTCGAAGTCCGACATGTTTTAAGGCTTCAAGATTTGCAGTAATAAACCAGGCATTGGTACCAGGATAATTTTGTTTCAATGTATCCCCGATTTGCGAATAAAATTCTTCTATATTCACTTCTAATCGTTCATCATAAGGAGGATTAAATGCAATATGAAGTAGTCCTTCTACCTCTTTAGTAGATTCAAAGAAATCTCCTTCTTTTATTTTTATAAAATCAGTAAGATTCGCGTTTTCTACATTTACATTTGCTTTTCTTACGGCCGAATATTCTTTATCTATCCCGATTATAGAATGATGAAAATCTCTCGTTTTATTCAGGCAGGCTTCCTCTATTTTTTCAAATAGATCTAAATCCCAATCTAACCATTTTTCGAAAGCAAACTCTTTACGGTTTATATTTGCCGGAATATTACAAGCAATCATAGCTGCTTCGATAGCCATGGTACCACTACCACACATAGGGTCTAAAAAATCACTTTGCCCATCCCAACCAGAAAGTAACAACAGGCCAGCTGCCAAAACTTCATTAATTGGAGCAATATTAGTTGCTGTACGGTATCCTCTATGATGTAATGATCCTCCAGAACTATCTAATGACACTGTACATAGATCACGTTGAATATGAATATCAATCGAAAGATCAGGGTATTCTGTATCTACATTTGGTCTCTCGCCTGTTTCTTTTCTAAACTGATCTACAATCGCATCTTTTGTCTTTAATGCAATAAACTGAGAATGGCTAAAAATAGTAGAATTAACTGTGGCCGAAATAGCAAAAGTATCTTCTAAACTTAAATACTCTTGCCACCGTATACTCTGAATGAAATTATATATATCATTTTCGTTTCTTACTTTTTTGGAAGTAATTGGTTTTAAAATTTTCACTGCAGTTCTCAAACATAAATTTGCTTTATACATAAAGCCTGTGTCCCCATAAAAACTAACCATGCGATTCCCAATTTCTACTTTTTGAGCACCTATTTTTCTAAGTTCACTTGCAAGAACTTCTTCAAAACCATAAAGGGTTTTGGCTACCATTTTAAACGAATTACCCACTATTCTCTTTTTCGACACGAAGGTATTTAAATTTTTAAGTGTAAAGGTTTAAAACTTTAAACGACTTCTATAATTAAACCGTAAAAATACACTAATTTTGCGCCCTATGCTAAAAGATTCAACAATGTGGTATGCATCATGGTTTGACACACCATACTATCATATCTTATACAAAGACAGAGATCATACTGAGGCTAAAGACTTTATGGATAACATCACTAAGTATTTAAGCTTAGAAGCTGGTGAAAAAATTTTGGACTTAGCTTGTGGTAAAGGCCGACATAGTATCTATTTAAATACATTAGGTTATGATGTAACTGGTGTAGATCTTTCTAAAAATAGTATCGAATATGCTTCACAATTTGAGAACGAAACGTTAAAATTTAGGGTACACGATATGTGTCAGCCATATTCTGAAAAATTCTCTGCTGTTTTTAACCTTTTTACTAGTTTTGGTTATTTTGACAAGGAAGAGGATAATCTAAATACAATTAAGGCTATTAAGTCAAATCTAAATGAAAAAGGATTTGGTGTTATTGATTTTATGAATGTCGATTATATCATTAACAATCTGGTAGCCCAAGAAACAAAAGAAGTTAATAACATCTTATTCAATATTAAGAGATACTATCAAGATGGATATATCTTTAAAGAAATTGGATTTAGAGATAATAATGAAGATTTTTTATTTACAGAACGTGTTAAAAGCATTACACTAAGTGATTTTAAAAATTACTTTACAAATGCTAATGTAAATTTATTGGATATTTTTGGTAATTATCAACTTCAGAAATTTGACAAAACTACTTCGCCAAGACTCATATTAATTTTTAAATAGTGTATAACTATATATTATCTATAACAGCTGTATTTATAGGAGCTTTATTAGTTTTTATTTTTAAAACTTCTAACCAAAAGAGCTTAAAACTACTTTTAGCTTTCAGTGGTGCTTTTCTTCTTGCAATCACCATTTTTGACTTATTACCAGAGGTATTTGAAGATAATCTCTTTGCAAAACGTACTGGTGTTTGGATTATGATCGGTATTCTTCTTCAAAAAGTACTAGAATACTTCTCTAAAGGAGCAGAACATGGACATATACATCTTCATAAAGAGACTCGCCAGATTCCAAAATTATTATTTATTAGTTTAGGTCTACATGCTATACTCGAAGGGTTTCCGATACACCATACAGACGGAATTTTATTAGGTATAATTATACATAAAATTCCTATTGCTATGATTTTGACCACATTTTTATTAAATACCAAAATCAAAAAAAGTGTCATTATCATATCTTTGACTTTATTTGCACTAATGACTCCTCTGGGGACTTTTATTTCTGAAAACTTTACTATGATTCAGGATTATTATAAAGAAATTACTGCGTTGGTTATTGGTATATTTCTACACGTATCTACTACAATTCTGTTTGAAAGTAATGAAGGCCACAAATTTAATATTACAAAACTTATGGTTATTCTTATAGCTACAGTTACGGCATATATTATATAATGTTTAGTAAATCAGAATCAAAACAAATACGTCAGGAATTCTGGACCAGTTTTGGTAAAGAATACCCTCGTAAGTGGCTATTGTATAATACCAAAATTAAAGATGTAACCCTTAAAT
This region of Aquimarina spinulae genomic DNA includes:
- a CDS encoding Fur family transcriptional regulator; this encodes MKKTRNTQKQDFVIDILTNARHTMSVEAILKEMPIKVNKTTVYRILERFAEKGKVHFVTGEDGKAYYALCNDCNIKHEMHNHIHFQCKSCKKVTCLPYEIEVPELKNFEIQETQFLMIGICDMCIS
- a CDS encoding ZIP family metal transporter; the protein is MYNYILSITAVFIGALLVFIFKTSNQKSLKLLLAFSGAFLLAITIFDLLPEVFEDNLFAKRTGVWIMIGILLQKVLEYFSKGAEHGHIHLHKETRQIPKLLFISLGLHAILEGFPIHHTDGILLGIIIHKIPIAMILTTFLLNTKIKKSVIIISLTLFALMTPLGTFISENFTMIQDYYKEITALVIGIFLHVSTTILFESNEGHKFNITKLMVILIATVTAYII
- a CDS encoding THUMP domain-containing class I SAM-dependent RNA methyltransferase; protein product: MVAKTLYGFEEVLASELRKIGAQKVEIGNRMVSFYGDTGFMYKANLCLRTAVKILKPITSKKVRNENDIYNFIQSIRWQEYLSLEDTFAISATVNSTIFSHSQFIALKTKDAIVDQFRKETGERPNVDTEYPDLSIDIHIQRDLCTVSLDSSGGSLHHRGYRTATNIAPINEVLAAGLLLLSGWDGQSDFLDPMCGSGTMAIEAAMIACNIPANINRKEFAFEKWLDWDLDLFEKIEEACLNKTRDFHHSIIGIDKEYSAVRKANVNVENANLTDFIKIKEGDFFESTKEVEGLLHIAFNPPYDERLEVNIEEFYSQIGDTLKQNYPGTNAWFITANLEALKHVGLRPSRKIKVFNGKLEARLVKYEMYAGSKKAKYKN
- a CDS encoding SAM-dependent methyltransferase → MLKDSTMWYASWFDTPYYHILYKDRDHTEAKDFMDNITKYLSLEAGEKILDLACGKGRHSIYLNTLGYDVTGVDLSKNSIEYASQFENETLKFRVHDMCQPYSEKFSAVFNLFTSFGYFDKEEDNLNTIKAIKSNLNEKGFGVIDFMNVDYIINNLVAQETKEVNNILFNIKRYYQDGYIFKEIGFRDNNEDFLFTERVKSITLSDFKNYFTNANVNLLDIFGNYQLQKFDKTTSPRLILIFK